The following proteins are encoded in a genomic region of Actinomadura sp. NAK00032:
- a CDS encoding beta-ketoacyl synthase N-terminal-like domain-containing protein, which produces MSEDRVPIAIVGAGAVFPGAGSAAELWRNVLAGFDAITEVPPGRWDPALYYDPDAYGRAPESDRFYCRRGGFVDDVATFDPARFGIAPAAVPGMEPDQLLALRTAGDAIADAGGGDRLPDRSRIGVVVGRGGYLAPGAARHDQRVRTSHQVAGILAELVPELGRPRLEEIRRAFCDRLGPDGPDASAGLVPSLAASRIAASFDLRGPAYTLDAACASALMAIEHAVRALRSGQADAMLAGAVHHAHHAAVWSVFSRLRALSPSETIRPFDRSADGTLLAEGTGMVLLKRLPDAERDGDRIHAVVLGAGSSSDGRAGGGMSPLVDGQVLAVERAWRDAGLDPAEPGAVGLVEAHGTGSPAGDEAELATLRRVLGADGPPVGLGTVKSMIGHAMPAAGIAGLIKAAFALRDGVLPPTLHADDPHPALADGRLRLVREAAEWERRGGPRRAVVNAFGFGGVNAHLVLQEPPQAAARRARRRRVAAPGDGEAVLRLAARTPEELAEALNVPDEDLLARDCGDVPDLPCRLAIVGPTPRRLDLARAVVQRGTAWRGRSDVWFAPRPLLAGGGRLAFLFPGFEPAFDPRVDDVAEHFGLPSPDLTGRADLLGRAADAMAVGRLLAAALAELGIEPDVVAGHGLGEWTAMAAAGMCDAAALVRDLDGTAGPDAVYAVLGCGAAQAEEAAASVSGSSVSGASVSGASVSGVFVSHDNCPHQSVVCGPEAAVREVLGRLASEGVLGQELPFRAGFHTPLAEASEKQVRHSLEGLEIRPPRVPLWSACTAAPFPRAADEVRDLAVRHLREPVRFSELVEELYGTAHVRAFVQVGPGGLPGFVADRLGDREHLAMAVNVPKRDGMAQLRRVVAALWAEGYGASPPPAPATGMRLDLGTPLVRLDGAVEPIRPAPGVPALPADDPVLAELEALLNDAATGAQSVLEALGAGPPAPVAAGEASPAGAELSVSRVFSVEAMPFLADHCLVAQAPGWPEMSDRLPMVPLATLAEVMAGAARELLPDMVVVGFENVRSIRWVVAAPPTTADIRAYLVDDGDRVRRVKVDVPGYADGTVLLAEHYPLPPVPDRTPLTIEGPPIVTAERLYEERWMFHGPLYRGISEITALAEDGVHAVLTALPTPGALLDSAGQLCAHWIQVYGDTNQTVFPVGIERVLLYGPVPSPGERLETTIWNQSLTDTTMRCSAEMLHENGTVWGRIDGWTTHRFYTDEALWRMKFTPEVSGTGEPQPGGWTVARKRWDGTASRDLLMRQYLGAGERAEYEALPPVAQGPWLLGRIAAKDAVRDHLWRNGHGPLFPAELTVHEGPTVTGPFEEPLTVSIASAAELGVALVRPGHDQAGIGLAVNENNARVRAAKQAVLQSMSAAADGSELVVTVADAERLLIAAGGTVTTVATRELDGHVIAWTTASGGPDMEESRA; this is translated from the coding sequence GTGAGCGAGGACCGGGTGCCGATCGCGATCGTCGGCGCGGGGGCGGTTTTCCCCGGCGCCGGGTCGGCCGCCGAGCTGTGGCGCAACGTGCTGGCCGGCTTCGACGCGATCACCGAGGTGCCGCCCGGCCGCTGGGACCCCGCGCTCTACTACGACCCCGACGCCTACGGCCGCGCCCCGGAGAGCGACCGGTTCTACTGCCGGCGCGGCGGGTTCGTCGACGACGTGGCCACCTTCGACCCGGCCCGGTTCGGGATCGCGCCGGCGGCGGTGCCGGGCATGGAGCCCGACCAGCTGCTCGCGCTGCGCACCGCCGGGGACGCGATCGCGGACGCGGGCGGCGGCGACCGGCTGCCCGACCGGTCCCGGATCGGCGTGGTCGTCGGGCGCGGCGGCTACCTCGCGCCGGGCGCGGCCCGCCACGACCAGCGGGTCAGGACGTCCCACCAGGTCGCCGGGATCCTCGCCGAGCTGGTGCCCGAGCTCGGGCGGCCGCGGCTGGAGGAGATCCGCCGCGCGTTCTGCGACCGGCTCGGCCCGGACGGCCCGGACGCGTCCGCCGGACTGGTGCCGAGCCTCGCCGCGTCCCGCATCGCCGCCTCGTTCGACCTGCGCGGCCCCGCCTACACCTTGGACGCGGCGTGCGCGTCGGCGCTGATGGCGATCGAGCACGCCGTGCGGGCGCTGCGCAGCGGGCAGGCCGACGCGATGCTGGCGGGGGCCGTGCACCACGCGCACCACGCCGCCGTGTGGAGCGTGTTCAGCCGGCTGCGCGCGCTGAGCCCGAGCGAGACGATCCGCCCGTTCGACCGGTCCGCCGACGGGACGCTCCTCGCCGAGGGCACCGGGATGGTGCTGCTCAAGCGGCTCCCCGACGCCGAGCGGGACGGCGACCGGATCCACGCCGTGGTCCTCGGCGCCGGGTCGTCCAGCGACGGACGCGCCGGCGGGGGCATGAGCCCGCTGGTGGACGGGCAGGTCCTCGCGGTCGAGCGCGCCTGGCGGGACGCCGGCCTGGACCCGGCGGAGCCCGGCGCGGTCGGGCTCGTCGAGGCGCACGGCACCGGGTCCCCGGCGGGCGACGAGGCGGAGCTGGCGACGCTGCGCCGCGTGCTCGGCGCGGACGGCCCGCCGGTCGGGCTCGGCACCGTCAAGTCGATGATCGGGCACGCGATGCCCGCCGCCGGGATCGCCGGGCTGATCAAGGCGGCGTTCGCGCTGCGCGACGGGGTGCTGCCGCCGACGCTGCACGCGGACGACCCGCATCCGGCGCTGGCGGACGGCCGGCTCCGGCTCGTCCGGGAGGCCGCCGAGTGGGAGCGGCGCGGCGGGCCGCGCCGGGCCGTGGTCAACGCGTTCGGGTTCGGCGGCGTCAACGCGCACCTGGTGCTGCAGGAGCCGCCGCAGGCCGCCGCGCGGCGGGCCCGGCGGCGCAGGGTCGCCGCGCCGGGGGACGGCGAGGCGGTGCTGCGCCTCGCCGCGCGCACCCCCGAGGAGCTGGCCGAGGCGCTGAACGTCCCCGACGAGGACCTCCTCGCGCGGGACTGCGGAGACGTCCCCGACCTGCCGTGCCGGCTCGCGATCGTCGGCCCGACGCCGCGCCGGCTCGACCTGGCGCGCGCCGTCGTCCAGCGCGGGACGGCCTGGCGGGGCCGCAGCGACGTGTGGTTCGCACCGCGCCCGCTGCTCGCCGGCGGCGGGCGGCTGGCGTTCCTGTTCCCCGGCTTCGAACCGGCCTTCGACCCGCGCGTGGACGACGTCGCCGAGCACTTCGGCCTGCCGTCCCCCGACCTGACCGGCCGCGCCGACCTGCTCGGCCGCGCCGCCGACGCCATGGCCGTCGGGCGGCTGCTGGCCGCCGCGCTCGCCGAGCTGGGCATCGAACCGGACGTCGTCGCGGGGCACGGCCTCGGCGAGTGGACGGCGATGGCCGCCGCCGGGATGTGCGACGCGGCCGCGCTCGTCCGCGACCTCGACGGCACCGCCGGGCCCGACGCCGTGTACGCGGTGCTCGGGTGCGGGGCGGCGCAGGCGGAGGAGGCCGCGGCCTCCGTGTCCGGGAGCTCCGTGTCCGGGGCCTCCGTGTCCGGGGCCTCCGTGTCCGGGGTCTTCGTCAGCCATGACAACTGCCCGCACCAGTCGGTGGTCTGCGGTCCGGAGGCGGCGGTACGCGAGGTCCTCGGGCGGCTCGCGTCCGAGGGCGTGCTCGGGCAGGAGCTGCCGTTCCGGGCGGGGTTCCACACCCCGCTGGCGGAGGCGTCGGAGAAGCAGGTCCGGCACTCGCTGGAGGGCCTGGAGATCCGCCCGCCGCGCGTCCCGCTGTGGTCGGCGTGCACGGCGGCGCCGTTCCCCCGCGCGGCGGACGAGGTCCGCGACCTCGCCGTCCGGCACCTGCGCGAACCCGTGCGGTTCAGCGAGCTGGTCGAGGAGCTGTACGGGACGGCGCACGTGCGGGCGTTCGTCCAGGTCGGGCCCGGCGGGCTGCCGGGGTTCGTCGCCGACCGGCTCGGCGACCGCGAGCACCTGGCGATGGCCGTGAACGTGCCGAAACGGGACGGGATGGCGCAGCTGCGCCGGGTCGTCGCGGCGCTGTGGGCGGAGGGCTACGGCGCGTCGCCGCCGCCCGCGCCGGCCACCGGCATGCGGCTCGACCTCGGGACGCCGCTGGTCAGGCTGGACGGGGCGGTGGAGCCGATCCGCCCGGCACCGGGCGTGCCGGCGCTGCCCGCCGACGACCCCGTGCTCGCGGAACTGGAGGCGCTGCTCAACGACGCGGCGACCGGGGCGCAGTCGGTCCTGGAGGCGCTCGGCGCCGGGCCGCCGGCGCCGGTCGCGGCGGGCGAGGCGTCCCCGGCGGGCGCCGAGCTGAGCGTCTCCCGGGTCTTCTCCGTCGAGGCGATGCCGTTCCTGGCCGACCACTGCCTGGTCGCGCAGGCGCCCGGCTGGCCGGAGATGTCGGACCGGCTGCCGATGGTCCCGCTGGCGACGCTGGCCGAGGTGATGGCCGGCGCCGCGCGCGAACTGCTGCCCGACATGGTCGTCGTCGGGTTCGAGAACGTCCGCTCCATCCGGTGGGTCGTCGCCGCGCCGCCGACGACCGCCGACATCCGCGCCTACCTCGTCGACGACGGCGACCGCGTGCGCAGGGTGAAGGTCGATGTCCCCGGCTACGCGGACGGGACGGTCCTGCTCGCCGAGCACTACCCGCTGCCGCCTGTTCCCGACCGCACGCCGCTCACCATCGAGGGCCCGCCCATCGTCACCGCAGAGCGGCTATACGAAGAACGCTGGATGTTCCACGGCCCGCTCTACCGCGGCATCAGCGAGATCACGGCTCTGGCAGAGGACGGTGTGCACGCCGTCCTCACCGCACTGCCCACGCCGGGCGCGCTCCTGGACAGCGCAGGGCAGCTCTGCGCCCACTGGATCCAGGTGTACGGCGACACCAACCAGACGGTGTTCCCGGTGGGGATCGAACGGGTCCTGCTGTACGGGCCCGTGCCGTCCCCTGGAGAGCGCCTGGAGACGACCATCTGGAACCAGTCCCTCACCGACACGACGATGCGCTGCTCGGCGGAGATGCTCCACGAGAACGGCACGGTGTGGGGACGCATCGACGGATGGACCACCCACCGCTTCTACACCGACGAAGCGCTCTGGCGGATGAAGTTCACCCCGGAGGTGTCGGGAACGGGGGAGCCCCAGCCGGGCGGCTGGACCGTGGCCCGCAAGCGCTGGGACGGCACCGCGTCCCGCGACCTCCTCATGCGCCAGTACCTCGGCGCGGGGGAGCGCGCCGAGTACGAGGCCCTCCCGCCGGTCGCGCAGGGGCCGTGGCTGCTCGGACGCATCGCCGCCAAGGACGCCGTAAGGGACCACCTCTGGCGCAACGGCCACGGGCCCCTGTTCCCGGCCGAACTGACCGTCCATGAAGGGCCGACCGTGACCGGGCCCTTCGAGGAACCCCTGACCGTTTCGATCGCCTCAGCCGCCGAACTGGGCGTCGCCCTGGTGCGGCCCGGGCACGACCAAGCCGGCATCGGGCTCGCCGTGAACGAGAACAACGCGCGGGTACGCGCCGCCAAGCAGGCGGTGCTGCAGTCGATGAGCGCGGCGGCGGACGGCTCCGAACTGGTCGTGACCGTCGCGGACGCCGAACGGCTCCTCATCGCCGCCGGCGGGACGGTCACCACGGTGGCGACACGCGAACTCGACGGGCACGTCATCGCCTGGACGACCGCGTCCGGCGGACCCGACATGGAGGAGAGCCGAGCATGA
- a CDS encoding glycosyltransferase, translating to MTQRRASARRVQVPSILGDPGIQRARTPERRFLFAMPPLAGHVAPAAAVAAELGRRGHKVAWVGHRPSLEALLRPGSRIFSAAGDECTALRDRWLERRGLDALRLLWDDFLVPLGDAMMPGVEKAADRFRPDAVVADQFVLAAPVAARHREIPWATSAASPAEFTRPLAAMPQAEEEVRDRIGGFQLDHGIEDLIDLRFSDHLTLVFATSALVGDTSFFPDHFAFVGPAPGRSAPCAFPWEWLDGRPAVLVSLGRIGGPSATGFLRAAAEAVRGLDVQAVIEAPPGIVPEPPPNVLVRERVPRGRLLERLAAVVCHGGHATVCASLAQGRPLVVAPVRADQPVLARRVEAAGAGVTVGFEDARPDELRAALAAVLADGGPHRAAAEAARDTFASAGGAAAAADRLEKLA from the coding sequence ATGACCCAGCGCCGCGCGAGCGCCCGCCGCGTCCAGGTCCCGTCCATCCTCGGGGACCCGGGCATCCAGCGGGCGCGCACACCCGAGCGCCGCTTCCTGTTCGCGATGCCGCCGCTGGCGGGCCACGTCGCCCCGGCGGCGGCGGTCGCCGCCGAACTCGGCCGGCGCGGCCACAAGGTCGCCTGGGTGGGGCACCGCCCGTCCCTGGAGGCCCTGCTGCGGCCCGGCTCCCGCATCTTCTCCGCCGCCGGCGACGAATGCACGGCGCTGCGGGACCGCTGGCTGGAGCGGCGCGGCCTCGACGCGCTCCGCCTGCTGTGGGACGACTTCCTCGTCCCGCTCGGCGACGCGATGATGCCGGGCGTCGAGAAGGCCGCCGACCGCTTCCGCCCGGACGCGGTGGTCGCCGACCAGTTCGTGCTGGCCGCGCCGGTCGCGGCCCGGCACCGCGAGATCCCGTGGGCGACCTCGGCGGCCTCGCCCGCCGAGTTCACCCGCCCGCTCGCCGCCATGCCGCAGGCCGAGGAGGAGGTCCGCGACCGCATCGGCGGCTTCCAGCTCGACCACGGCATCGAGGACCTCATCGACCTGCGCTTCTCCGACCACCTCACGCTGGTGTTCGCCACCTCCGCGCTCGTCGGCGACACCTCGTTCTTCCCGGACCACTTCGCGTTCGTCGGCCCCGCGCCGGGACGCTCCGCGCCGTGCGCGTTCCCGTGGGAGTGGCTGGACGGCCGGCCCGCCGTCCTGGTCTCCCTGGGCCGGATCGGCGGGCCGTCCGCGACCGGGTTCCTGCGGGCCGCCGCCGAGGCCGTCCGCGGCCTGGACGTGCAGGCCGTCATCGAGGCGCCGCCGGGGATCGTGCCCGAGCCGCCGCCGAACGTCCTCGTCCGCGAGCGGGTGCCACGCGGCAGGCTCCTCGAACGGCTCGCCGCCGTCGTCTGCCACGGCGGCCACGCGACGGTGTGCGCGTCGCTCGCGCAGGGCCGCCCGCTGGTGGTGGCGCCGGTGCGGGCCGACCAGCCCGTCCTCGCGCGCCGGGTGGAGGCCGCCGGCGCGGGCGTCACCGTCGGTTTCGAGGACGCGCGGCCGGACGAGCTGCGCGCGGCGCTCGCGGCCGTGCTGGCGGACGGCGGCCCGCACCGCGCCGCCGCCGAGGCCGCCCGCGACACCTTCGCCTCCGCCGGAGGCGCCGCCGCGGCCGCCGACCGGCTGGAGAAGCTGGCCTGA
- a CDS encoding maleylpyruvate isomerase family mycothiol-dependent enzyme yields MADVFDDLTAEFRQLDAMLAALAPEQWARPSDAEGWTVSDVVLHLAQTNEVISDPSAGEATAFLSPDAAKTVDGVVADMVAAERGTAPADLLARWRKAAFAAADFLRAQPPGTRLSWVRTPLSPRTLATTRIAEHWAHAQDIALPLGVPYPDTDRIRHIAWLAHRTLPYAFSVEGLPDAPVFCDLNAPDGTHWTFGDPAAPSRITGPAAEFCRVGARRLTPEQTALTAEGPHAADALRVLRNYAA; encoded by the coding sequence ATGGCGGACGTCTTCGATGACCTGACCGCGGAGTTCCGGCAGCTGGACGCGATGCTGGCGGCGCTGGCCCCCGAGCAGTGGGCCCGGCCGTCCGACGCCGAGGGCTGGACCGTCTCCGACGTCGTCCTGCACCTCGCGCAGACCAACGAAGTGATCAGCGACCCGTCGGCCGGGGAGGCCACCGCCTTCCTGTCGCCCGACGCCGCCAAGACCGTGGACGGCGTCGTCGCCGACATGGTCGCCGCCGAGCGCGGCACGGCGCCGGCCGACCTGCTGGCGCGCTGGCGCAAGGCGGCCTTCGCCGCCGCCGACTTCCTGCGCGCGCAGCCGCCGGGCACGCGGCTGTCCTGGGTGCGGACGCCGCTGTCCCCGCGCACGCTCGCCACGACGAGGATCGCCGAGCACTGGGCCCACGCCCAGGACATCGCCCTCCCGCTGGGCGTCCCCTACCCCGACACAGACCGGATCCGGCACATCGCATGGCTCGCCCACCGCACGCTGCCCTACGCCTTCTCCGTTGAAGGGCTCCCGGACGCGCCCGTCTTCTGCGACCTCAACGCGCCGGACGGGACGCACTGGACGTTCGGCGACCCGGCCGCGCCGTCCCGCATCACGGGTCCGGCCGCCGAGTTCTGCCGCGTCGGAGCCCGCCGCCTCACCCCGGAGCAGACCGCGCTGACCGCCGAGGGCCCGCACGCCGCCGACGCCCTCCGCGTCCTGCGCAACTACGCGGCCTGA
- a CDS encoding M48 family metalloprotease, producing the protein MAAEGVLVAGVAFGVQSVWPVWGVVVVVAVWGLVLLAPLGAGRVYGYREPRRDERVEQAWRDVQRRAGVGGYRVVVVESDELNACVPFGRTVAVTSASARSLPPGRLEAVLAHELGHLMGWRAVPAFVHAQVTMPSRALLWMLRKVWAPVAPMWKRAVKWHRPIGFVPVLVLGVLATAVTVVVALPAGVAHAAALGARVLDARGEARADAAAVRLGFGTELVAVVEERIEKAADALPLPLVRRAQGLRRRLG; encoded by the coding sequence GTGGCGGCTGAGGGTGTTCTCGTCGCGGGGGTCGCGTTCGGGGTGCAGTCGGTGTGGCCGGTCTGGGGGGTGGTCGTGGTCGTCGCCGTGTGGGGGCTGGTGCTGCTGGCGCCGCTCGGGGCGGGACGCGTGTACGGGTACCGGGAGCCGCGCCGGGACGAGCGGGTGGAGCAGGCGTGGCGGGACGTCCAGCGGCGGGCCGGGGTGGGCGGGTACCGGGTGGTGGTCGTCGAGTCGGACGAGCTGAACGCCTGCGTGCCGTTCGGCCGGACGGTGGCGGTGACGTCGGCGTCGGCGCGTTCGCTGCCGCCGGGGCGGCTGGAGGCCGTCCTCGCGCATGAGCTGGGGCATCTGATGGGGTGGCGGGCGGTTCCGGCGTTCGTGCACGCGCAGGTCACGATGCCGAGCCGGGCGCTGCTGTGGATGCTGCGCAAGGTGTGGGCGCCGGTCGCGCCCATGTGGAAGCGGGCCGTGAAGTGGCATCGGCCGATCGGTTTCGTGCCGGTGCTCGTGCTGGGGGTGCTGGCCACCGCGGTCACGGTGGTGGTGGCCCTGCCGGCAGGCGTCGCTCATGCGGCGGCGTTGGGCGCGCGGGTCCTGGACGCGCGCGGGGAGGCACGGGCGGACGCGGCGGCGGTGCGGCTCGGGTTCGGTACCGAGCTGGTCGCGGTGGTGGAGGAGCGCATCGAGAAGGCCGCGGATGCGTTGCCGCTCCCCCTCGTCCGGCGGGCGCAGGGGTTGCGGCGGCGGCTCGGGTGA
- a CDS encoding DUF1361 domain-containing protein, which produces MGILEQVAPNLIDVLRRDAWWMGWNTFLAWIPVGLAFLLFRGHRVSRSPFWWAGLVLFVLFLPNAPYVVTDLVHLRNDMLLADRGGPVVTAVLPVYAVLVGSGFLAYYLALSAATRHLTRLGLGAWNGRVTVGAHALCAIGVFLGRWARLNSWEPVVDPHATIERIVVQLTWTWAPVLILAVFLVTWMCHFMTKAIAEASFDATLKSARRLRATRTS; this is translated from the coding sequence ATGGGGATCCTTGAGCAGGTCGCGCCGAACCTTATCGACGTCCTCCGCCGCGATGCCTGGTGGATGGGCTGGAACACGTTCCTGGCCTGGATCCCGGTCGGCCTGGCCTTCCTGCTCTTCCGCGGCCACCGCGTGTCCCGGTCGCCGTTCTGGTGGGCGGGGCTCGTGCTGTTCGTGCTGTTCCTGCCGAACGCCCCCTATGTCGTCACCGACCTGGTGCATCTCCGCAACGACATGCTGCTCGCCGACCGCGGCGGCCCGGTCGTCACGGCCGTCCTCCCCGTCTACGCGGTGCTCGTCGGCTCCGGATTCCTCGCGTACTACCTGGCGCTGTCCGCCGCGACGCGCCACCTCACCCGGCTCGGCCTCGGCGCGTGGAACGGCCGCGTCACCGTCGGCGCGCACGCGCTCTGCGCGATCGGCGTCTTCCTCGGCCGCTGGGCCCGGCTGAACAGCTGGGAACCGGTCGTGGACCCGCACGCCACCATCGAGCGGATCGTCGTCCAGCTGACCTGGACGTGGGCGCCGGTCCTGATCCTGGCGGTCTTCCTGGTCACCTGGATGTGCCATTTCATGACGAAGGCCATCGCCGAAGCCTCGTTCGACGCCACGCTGAAGAGCGCCCGGCGGCTCCGGGCGACGCGCACGTCCTGA
- a CDS encoding ATP-binding protein — translation MAGAAEIWDAVRGLPVCRLLEVPRPDRADGRDEWRDQRLAALVSAYHAGGEPVLVGWRRVAAFGPTEVLVGGSGLIADRDGSAATLSLPAGGRGVLLPGGAAAAAMPHWVGIGGIADGLLADDPAREEPARPSLEDGLLSVWTQPFAWLLVAEPVAASEAGRLADDLADRQQRARSMAELSPEESVAAVRMERRHRELRRAATSGLWRVRLAAGAATPAAAARVAALVCASADLTGLPYALVPGADGPFEASTQLVAALARPPVREVAGVRFVMRPEFDVTPESADGSAAEGVPLGRVLDRDRREVGPLSLPLPSLNRHTFVCGATGSGKSQTIRSLLTAASAAGLPWLVVEPAKAEYRAMASRLAAAGTGAEVVAIRPGDAEAIAAGINPLEPALGPDGRPFPLQTHADLVRALFLAAFEADEPFPQVLSAALTRCYERLGWDLALGEPAVPGTSPRYPTLADLQAVAEQVVTDIGYGQEITDNVRGFIRVRLSSLRLGTTGRFFEGGHPIDFDALLARNVVFEIEDVGDDRDKAFLMGTVLVRLVEHLRLRQGGGGPAGLRHLTVFEEAHRLLRRSEQAGPAAHAVETFASLLAEIRAYGEGLVVAEQIPSKLVPDVLKNTAVKIVHRLPARDDRDAVGATMNITEAQSQFLVTLTPGEGAVFTDGMDFPHLVRVPDGSRLERPDRPVPLASPGVLVTPRSGTCGADCRDSPCTLRDMRTAQRAVAERPELVLWAELSAAAHLTGWGAPGLDPSVLDGLPRRLADCAVSHAVDAAVASRTAPGALAAHMVASLNGSACAEDEAVYFAAPYRWCLVLEELQQAHKMDPGGARHRLSSEWEARYKRTIPGGTLADQLNAVTAWWDRDQRNLDARALALWGTGQTVENAVGAVRTDADWDDRLREAAAPLRNADGILGSFSSGEEKAAHAPWSHGDP, via the coding sequence ATGGCGGGGGCGGCGGAGATATGGGACGCGGTGCGCGGCCTGCCGGTGTGCAGGCTGCTGGAGGTGCCGCGCCCGGACCGGGCGGACGGCCGGGACGAGTGGCGTGACCAGCGGCTCGCCGCACTGGTGTCGGCCTACCACGCGGGCGGCGAGCCGGTGCTGGTCGGCTGGCGGCGGGTGGCGGCGTTCGGGCCCACCGAGGTGCTCGTCGGCGGGTCCGGGCTGATCGCCGACCGGGACGGCAGCGCGGCGACGCTGAGCCTGCCCGCGGGCGGGCGCGGCGTGCTGCTGCCGGGCGGCGCCGCCGCGGCCGCGATGCCGCACTGGGTCGGCATCGGCGGCATCGCCGACGGCCTGCTCGCCGACGACCCGGCCCGCGAGGAGCCCGCCAGGCCGTCCCTGGAGGACGGTCTGCTCTCGGTCTGGACGCAGCCGTTCGCCTGGCTGCTGGTGGCCGAACCGGTGGCCGCGTCCGAGGCCGGGCGCCTCGCCGACGACCTCGCCGACCGGCAGCAGCGCGCCCGGTCGATGGCGGAGCTGTCGCCGGAGGAGTCGGTCGCCGCCGTCCGGATGGAGCGGCGGCACCGCGAGCTGCGGCGGGCGGCGACGTCCGGGCTGTGGCGGGTGCGGCTGGCGGCCGGGGCGGCGACGCCGGCGGCGGCCGCGCGGGTGGCGGCGCTGGTGTGCGCGTCGGCGGACCTGACCGGGCTGCCGTACGCGCTGGTCCCGGGCGCGGACGGGCCGTTCGAGGCGAGCACGCAGTTGGTGGCGGCGCTGGCGCGGCCGCCCGTCCGGGAGGTCGCCGGGGTCCGGTTCGTGATGCGGCCGGAGTTCGACGTGACGCCCGAGTCGGCGGACGGGTCCGCCGCCGAGGGCGTCCCGCTGGGGCGGGTCCTGGACCGCGACCGCCGTGAGGTCGGGCCGCTGTCGCTGCCGCTGCCCAGCCTGAACCGGCACACGTTCGTGTGCGGCGCGACGGGCTCCGGCAAGTCGCAGACGATCCGGTCGCTGCTGACCGCCGCGTCGGCGGCGGGGCTGCCGTGGCTGGTGGTCGAGCCGGCGAAGGCGGAGTACCGGGCGATGGCGTCCCGGCTGGCCGCGGCGGGAACGGGCGCGGAGGTCGTGGCGATCCGGCCGGGCGACGCGGAGGCGATCGCGGCCGGGATCAACCCGCTCGAACCGGCCCTCGGCCCGGACGGACGGCCGTTCCCGCTGCAGACCCACGCCGACCTCGTCCGGGCGCTGTTCCTCGCCGCGTTCGAGGCCGACGAGCCGTTCCCGCAGGTCCTGTCGGCGGCGCTGACCCGCTGCTACGAGCGGCTCGGCTGGGACCTCGCGCTCGGCGAGCCCGCCGTGCCGGGGACGTCGCCGCGCTACCCGACGCTCGCCGACCTCCAGGCCGTCGCCGAGCAGGTCGTCACCGACATCGGCTACGGGCAGGAGATCACCGACAACGTGCGCGGGTTCATCCGGGTGCGGCTGTCCAGCCTGCGGCTCGGCACGACCGGGCGGTTCTTCGAGGGCGGCCACCCGATCGACTTCGACGCGCTGCTCGCCCGCAACGTCGTCTTCGAGATCGAGGACGTCGGCGACGACCGCGACAAGGCGTTCCTGATGGGCACCGTCCTGGTCCGGCTGGTGGAGCACCTGCGGCTGCGGCAGGGCGGCGGCGGTCCGGCGGGCCTGCGGCACCTGACGGTGTTCGAGGAGGCGCACCGGCTGCTGCGGCGCAGCGAGCAGGCGGGCCCGGCGGCGCACGCCGTGGAGACGTTCGCGAGCCTGCTGGCGGAGATCCGCGCCTACGGCGAGGGCCTCGTCGTGGCGGAGCAGATCCCGTCCAAGCTCGTCCCGGACGTCCTCAAGAACACCGCCGTGAAGATCGTGCACCGGCTGCCCGCGCGGGACGACCGGGACGCGGTCGGCGCGACCATGAACATCACCGAGGCGCAGTCGCAGTTCCTGGTCACGCTCACACCGGGCGAGGGCGCGGTGTTCACCGACGGCATGGACTTCCCGCACCTGGTGCGCGTCCCGGACGGCTCCCGGCTGGAGCGTCCGGACAGGCCCGTACCGCTCGCGTCGCCGGGCGTCCTGGTGACGCCCCGGAGCGGGACGTGCGGAGCCGACTGCCGCGACTCCCCCTGCACGCTGCGCGACATGCGCACCGCCCAGCGCGCCGTGGCCGAGCGTCCGGAACTGGTGCTGTGGGCGGAGCTGTCCGCCGCCGCGCACCTGACGGGCTGGGGCGCGCCGGGCCTCGACCCGTCGGTGCTGGACGGCCTGCCCCGGCGGCTCGCCGACTGCGCCGTCTCCCATGCGGTGGACGCCGCCGTCGCGTCCCGTACCGCGCCAGGCGCGCTGGCCGCCCATATGGTGGCGTCCCTCAACGGCAGCGCGTGCGCCGAAGACGAAGCCGTCTACTTCGCGGCTCCTTACCGGTGGTGCCTCGTCCTAGAAGAACTGCAGCAGGCGCACAAGATGGACCCTGGCGGCGCTCGTCACCGCCTTAGCAGCGAATGGGAGGCCCGCTACAAGCGGACCATTCCCGGTGGCACTCTCGCCGACCAACTCAACGCCGTCACAGCCTGGTGGGACCGCGACCAGCGCAACCTGGACGCGCGCGCCCTCGCGCTCTGGGGCACGGGTCAAACCGTTGAGAACGCGGTAGGAGCGGTGCGTACGGACGCCGATTGGGATGACCGTCTACGCGAGGCCGCCGCACCCCTGCGCAACGCCGACGGCATTCTCGGATCGTTCAGCTCGGGCGAAGAGAAGGCCGCTCATGCACCATGGAGCCATGGGGATCCTTGA